The DNA region TAATAGTAATAGCTCTAGCATTCTCAGGCGGGCTCAAGACTGTAGCTGCAACAGATGCAATGAGTGCTTTTGTAATGCTCATTGGCCTCATTATTGCTCTTCCGACACTTCTTAACATCGTTGGAGGTTTTTCATGGATAAAAGAGACCGCAACCCCTGAACAACTAAGCTTTTTGGGTGGACAGACTTTTATTGGATGGTTAAGCGCATATCTTCCTCTCGCTTTTCTGACAGTTGGAGACCAGAACTTCTACCAGAGGATAAACGCTGCAAAAGATTTAAAAACAGCACGAATTGGTCTTCTGGGATGCATGATCGCATGTATCCTTGTAATGCCGATCATAGCAACAATATCTCTTATTGGCAGGCTTTACTTCGGGACAAACATATCTGCAGGACAATCTCTTATTTCCACAGCGACACTTTTGCCTGTTTTCTGGGGTGGCATGCTCTTGTCTGCCGCATCAGCGTTCATTATTACTACCGGAGATTCTTATCTTCTTTCTGCATCATCGAATATAACTGTAGATATATACTCCGAAATTATTAACCCTAAGGCGACTGAAAAACAGCAGGTTTTTGTTACAAGGGCGTTTATTCTGGTTGCCGGCATAGTGGCTTATATAATTCTGCAGTTTTATCCAAGTATACTTGCGATCCAGTACATGTCTTACACTATTTACGCAGCAGCAATAACACCAGCTGTACTTTGCGCGTTAGTATGGCCAAAGGTTACTAAGATTGGCGGACTTGCATCAATGATAGGAGGAAGTTTGTTCACTATCATCTGGGAAATATTAAAATTCCCGTTTGGACTTCAGACAATATTAGTCGCACTTCCTCTGTCTTTCGTTATCATCATTGTAGTATCACTATTGACACAACCCAAGCCGAATAGAATATAAAGTTTTTTAGCATGGAAGTCGTGATTTAATATAAATTATTATGACTTCCATGCTTCTTTCCTCACTAACAAATAATTAAGGGAGGGGCAATATAACAAATGAAAAAATTTACAAAAATCAAATGCGGAAAATTATACGATGGGTTGAATGCAATGCTCCAGGAAAATATGGAGGTTCTCATAGAAGGGGAAAGGATAATAGAAGTAGGGCACAATCTCGCATGTCCTGAAAATACGACCTTAATAGATCTACTCGATTCAACCGTTACACCTGGAATGATAGATGCCCATATGCATCCTCAGTATTTCCACTGGAAAGACGTTTACGCAGATACAGTTTTTAATTCAGACGGATACCGTGCCCTTGCAACAGCAGAATGCGTTAGAAAAACTCTGATGGCAGGATTTACCACTATTCGTTCACTCGGCTGGTTTAGAGAGGCATACGAGCTGGATGTTAAACGAGCAATAGATGAGGGATATATTAGTGGATCACGTATGATTGTCTCTTCTCATTTTTTATGTACGACCGGAAGTCATGGAGACATGACACAAGTTGTAAGAAATAACCCCTATTTGTCTGATTACATGATGACTCAGTATCCAACATGTGGAGATGGTCCAGATTTCTTTACATCTGCAGTACGTAGAGAGAAAAAAATGGGTGCAGACTTTCTTAAAATAATGGCCACAGGTGGATTTGCCACACCAAATGACGACCCAGAAGACATACAGTTAAATGATGAAGAATTCAAAGCAATTTTTGACACTGCCAAAGAAGTTAAAATTTCTGTAACAGCTCATGCATATGGACCAAAACTGATGAAAAAATTGATTGGATACGGAATTACAGGAGTTGAACACGGCTCGCTTATGGATAGCGAGACAGCAAAAATGTTCGAAGAGACCGGAACTTATCTCGTACCAACTTTCATGCCGTATGAAGATGCAATACATCCCGATCAGGAAAGCCTGGCTAAAAAGAGCCCCGAATACAGGAGAAAACTTGGAATATACCAAGATCAACTCATAAAAGGCAGAGAGATAATCATAAACAGCAAGAT from Synergistetes bacterium HGW-Synergistetes-1 includes:
- a CDS encoding sodium:proline symporter; protein product: MHTLEHVSEMLWIVAAYLASMIIVGAYFYRKAKKSGPETRDDFLLAGRGLGKIVAIGTIFATYLGGGTVTGGGNSLAYNFGLWPGICFMLPAIFGLIILLLLSRKIRESNCYTTAQLLENSYGKGARTLAAGIIAIAFVSIVSYQYRGLGFVLNVTTGLPVETCTLICAVIVIALAFSGGLKTVAATDAMSAFVMLIGLIIALPTLLNIVGGFSWIKETATPEQLSFLGGQTFIGWLSAYLPLAFLTVGDQNFYQRINAAKDLKTARIGLLGCMIACILVMPIIATISLIGRLYFGTNISAGQSLISTATLLPVFWGGMLLSAASAFIITTGDSYLLSASSNITVDIYSEIINPKATEKQQVFVTRAFILVAGIVAYIILQFYPSILAIQYMSYTIYAAAITPAVLCALVWPKVTKIGGLASMIGGSLFTIIWEILKFPFGLQTILVALPLSFVIIIVVSLLTQPKPNRI
- a CDS encoding peptidase — protein: MKKFTKIKCGKLYDGLNAMLQENMEVLIEGERIIEVGHNLACPENTTLIDLLDSTVTPGMIDAHMHPQYFHWKDVYADTVFNSDGYRALATAECVRKTLMAGFTTIRSLGWFREAYELDVKRAIDEGYISGSRMIVSSHFLCTTGSHGDMTQVVRNNPYLSDYMMTQYPTCGDGPDFFTSAVRREKKMGADFLKIMATGGFATPNDDPEDIQLNDEEFKAIFDTAKEVKISVTAHAYGPKLMKKLIGYGITGVEHGSLMDSETAKMFEETGTYLVPTFMPYEDAIHPDQESLAKKSPEYRRKLGIYQDQLIKGREIIINSKIKLGYGTDMVAVHNNYESGWEYNAWLNNGMDPFRALEAATRINAEICEISDKVGTIEPGKLADIAGWKRDLIRDPDALRDCSFVMKEGKVYPPESRIND